CCGCCCGTTGTTCCCCGAGTCGGGGTCGCTGGCCGTCACCAGGGCCACGAAGCTGTCTTTGGGGACAGCTTCCGAGAGCACGGGCGCCTGCGCCGCCCAGGTGACGTGGACGTCGGGCGCGTTGTCGTTGACGTCCAGCACTTGGACCAGGATCTTGCAGTGTGCCGGGATGGGGTTGGCGCCCAGGTCCCTGGCCTGCACGTCCAGCTCGTAGGCGTGGGTCTCCTCGTAGTCCAGCGGGCGCTTCAGGACCACGCTGCCCGTGCGGGCGTCGATGCCGAAGGCGCTCAGCACCTCCGGGGGCGCGTGCTTGCTGAGGCTGTACTCGATCTCCCCGTTGGGACCCTGGTCGGGGTCGGTGGCCGTGACCGTCACCAGGAGGGTCCCGGGCGGAGCATCCTCCCGAACCTCAACCGCCAAAGAGCTCTCTGCAAACACAGGGCTGTTATCGTTGGAGTCGAGGACGATGACTTTAATTAAAGCTGTACCTGACTGTGGTGGCTCCCCATGGTCAGCAGCCGTCAGCACGAGGTCGAAGGAGGAGTGCAGCTCCCGGTCCACCTCTTTAACCACGACGAGCTCAGCGTGCTTTGTGCCATCGGAGCTGGAGACGACATCCAGAGCGAAGTGCTCGCTGGGGGACAGCGTGTAGGAGCAGCGTGCGTTGGGGCCAGCATCAGCATCCAGGGCTCGGTCCAGCGGGATGCGCGTCCGCAGCGATGCGCTCTCCGAcatctccagctccagctcaggCGTGGGGAAGCGGGGCGCGTTGTCGTTGATGTCCAGCACTTGGACCTCCACGTGGATCAGAGCCAGCTGCCGGGCGGCCAGCACATCAAAGGAGACCCAGCAGGGATCGCCGTGCCGGCACAGCTGCTCCCTGTCCACCCGCCCGGCCGTGCTCAGCTCACCATCCGCAGTCCCCACGCGCAGCGGGAACccccctgggctctgcagcagaCGGAAGCTTTCTTCCATTTCACCGCTCTCACCCCACTTGAAGTGCTCGGCCAATGTCCCTATCACCGTGCCCTCCGGCACCTCTTCGTACAGCCGGTATTGCACCGTGAACGTGGCCACCTCCTGAGCATCGGCGGAGAGGAAGAGGTACCACCAGAAGGCCGGGAGCTGCAGAGCGGAGcgacccagcagcagcagcccgctGACGATGCCcacggccccgccgctccggccgGCAGCCGTGGGCTTCCCCGGCTGCCTCCACATCCCCAAACGGACCTCAGGGCACACACGAAGCCGCCGCATCTTCTCCCGTTGCCGAACGCCACTCACCAGCTGGGAAGGAGCAAGAAGAGCGCGGAGGTCCGGaggctgccccctgccctgccatcACCCCGGGACGGGCGGCGGAGCATCGCGGGCTGGGACGCCGcggcagggagcagagggactgccaccaccgccgcccGAGAGCGGTGTCCGGCGGCGGGAGGTGGACCAGCCGTGCTTCCTATGGAAACCCCACCTACAGGAAAAGGGAGGCCCGGGTCGGCACAATGCTGGTGGGgtgggggctcggggggcaGCACGGCGAGGTGTGGGGATGTGCTTtgctcccagcctgcagggACCACCGCTGCGGTCACCTGCAAAGCACGCGGTGCGTTACAGCCAGCCAAACCCACCCGCGAGCTTCAGGAAGCTCCTTGCAAGGACCAGAGGTGATGACGGTCTTCTGCTCTTGCATCACCCTAAAAGCTTCTTCCCCACGCCATCAGGTTTCTGGCTTTCcctgatttgttttatttttttccaaatccagCCTGCCACCCCCAGTCCTCACACTGCCTTTTGCAGTTGGTTCCAAGGGCGATGTGCCCATGCTGCGTTTTTCAGCCTGTGGCTTCTGAGTTCAACCCTGCTCCGTTTTCCCCTGGGCACTCGGTGACACTCAGTGCCACTCACACACAAAACCCACACCCGTCCCGCTCTGGCACAGCTCAGCCGTGGCACCGGGACCTCACGATGCTGGTCCTGGGCTCGGCCCCAGCTGCAGGTGACCTTCGCCGGGTCATTTCCCTTCTTTGTGCAGTGGCTTCCTCCTCGGCTAAAGGAGGCAAAGCCACGGGCTCTGCCACAGGGATGCTCTCGGGCACGGGAGGAGCGGACGTCCCGCGGCCCCCACGTGGCTTTGGGTGGGCGGCAGGGAGGGGGCAGCTTCCTGCTGGGGGCTTCAGGACCTCCATGGCCTCAGGAACAAGCCCCTGCCGTGACCCTGGCCCGTGGGGACATCAGCAGAGGTGGGGCTGCAGGACGCTGCCAAAGCATTGCTGGGCTGCAAACCGCGCTGGCCGTGCCTTGGAGGAAGGCAAGCAAAGGAACGCAAAcaaaaacagggaagaaaatgggGGGATGAGCCGAGACGTGCCGGGAGCACCGCCAGTGAAATAAGAATTGGTGCTAACAATGGAAGTTTTCCTCCCACTTTTCCTTCCTGTCCACACGCAGGCAGGTTCCCAGCTTGCAGGTGCTCCGAAACCTCCGCAGCCTGCTTTGTGTCTCCAGGCTCCAGCCTTCTCCCCTGGGAGCCTGGCTGCCCTACAGCCTTCCATTCAGAGCCCACAAACAGCACCGGCTGCGTTCAGTTACTGCACAATGCTGGAGGTGCCCAAAGCAGGCACCAACGCCATTTACTGGTGCAAAAACCCAGCTCCTCCACAGCTTCCCCCTCTGAGCTCTCCAGGCTCAGCAAACAGCCATGGGGACCCCGGGGGGACCCCGACCCCCCAGAACTTCACCCACAGCACgtggcagagcccagcctgACCACGTTCATTCAGACTCCACGGCAGCTTCCAAATATTTGCTgtttggggctggggtggcGGTGGCTGCGGGCCACACGCTGTACGTGGTGCACGGAGGCTGTCACGAGGTGCTGGATATCATCTCGTTAATTCCTGCCCAGGTATCTCGCCCCAGGATAAAGCCTCCTCCGGGCAGCCACCAGCCCAGCATGTTTCTGACGTGCAGAAACCAGCCAGCAGGTCCAGTTTCACCAGATCACCAGGAAAGAGCTCAGGAGCTGGTTTTCCCCAGCTCCCTGGCTGTAGGCACCTGCGGTCATGCACAGCCCGCAGGAGGGGTCTGCCCCGCTCCGGCGTGGTGGGAGGGAGGCAGGTAAAAGCCCGGGGTCAGACACATGAGTCGTTTTTCTCATAAggaagaggaaattaaaatggaaaagaaaatgtcccATCAGAGTGAAAAATGACATCAGAAGAGAGGAGTTTAGAAATAACATCAATCAAAGGAGAGCTCATAATGAACACAGCTAAAGAGGTCCCCAGATTCGGCCTCGTTAGGATGCTCGGGGCTTCATCTTATCCAGGGGGGAGCAGGACttgttctctctgctctgctgtggggGAAAATGCCTGAGGACAGGGAGGCCACAGAGATGGGGCACACCTCAAGGTGGGACGCTGGCTCCAAACCCTGGGCATTGTGCATGCAGCACGGCTGCAAGGACAGGGCAAAGAAATGCATGGCTGCTCCTGGGGACCTTTCCTGGGAGAAGGAGGCGATTCCCCTCGCACCCCATGGGAGCTGGGCAGCCATCGGGGGGCTCTGCCCTTCCACGTGCCCACCTTCCCCCTAAAAGCAGAAGGAGACTGGCAAGGGACGGCCACACGCCACCTGCCCGAGCCTCCCGTTCCCATGGGGTCCGCTTCGGGCTGGCTCGCTCGGGATCCCAACTCCTCACATCCCTCCTGGAGCAGCCTTCAccacctctccctgcagcctcgcCCCAGGGGGGCCCAAATTGAGCCCATCCCAActcaggggctggggacaggggacacagAAGGGGCCGGGGTGGGGAGGGACAAGGACACCGTGCGCTGCCTGCAGGGCGCGCAGCCGCCGCCAGAGCCCACTGCTGCTCCGCGCTGCGCTGCCAGCGGGCACAGAGCCTCGGAGGGGCCCGCAGGGCTCCCCCTGCAGCGGGTGGACGCCCTAATTAGCAGGGAAATTGCAGGAGGAGCGGGCAATCGCTAATGAGACCCCGGCTCTGCGAAGCGCAGCCAGTGGCTGAGTGCACAGGCTCAGCCAggatgctcctgcagctcccctgcgcagagggaaggagaattgctgctgctctgtgctcctaGAAAGATTAttaaggaggggaagaaagttAGAAGCAGAACAAATTGGAGCCAGCTCGGTGTTTGAACAGAGGGTAATGGTGTTGGGATGATTTGCATGCACCGCTGCCGCCGCCTGAGAACCCCGACGTGTTTTATAAATTCTTGCACTCCAAGCAGGTCTGTGGGCAGGTAACGGCTGAGCTGGCCAAAGATAAAAGAGGAGAATCTGTAAAAGTGGCTTTTTATTGTGtaggagaaagaaatgagaagctGGGTTAAAGTATAACCATTGGTGTCCTTCTGGAGAAGAAAATTGGCAAAAGATTGCTGCTTATAGGAGCTCTGTTATTGAGTCCTACAGTAATTTTTAACTCTTCTCTAGTTCCCCCTGTATTTCAAAAAGTATTGAAATATTGAAATTTATCACATAAATACCTGTCTGCAAATGAAATTCCCAGAAAAATACCCTGAAGGCCAGAACTTCAATGCTGGATCTTCCCAGCACAAGGCCATACAGGAGCAGGGGTTGCTGGGCTGGACTGGGGGATCTGAGCCTAGGACGAACACAGGAGAAAACTGAGCCCCATCAGAGCCCCTGTTCCGCTGCcagttctgtttgctttcagtcTGACAGCCTGAAATACCCAAACACCAGCAAAGCATTTGGAAAAGGTGGGGGttccccagctcctcagctgcGCAAGTGATAGATCTAGGCCAAAGCACGCTGTAAGATAAATCAGATCTTCACAAGTCCTGAGCGGCTGCAAATCGATGACTTTTAGTGATAATTATCCATTTTATCTCCCTCCTCATTAATATTCAAGTGATTCTCGATCTTCACAGATGCAGTGTTTGGGTGCTGCAGTTGTCCTGCTGTGGGAGCCGTGACAAAAGCTCCCATTTCCTCGATCAAAGACTTTACCAAAGCCGTTCCCTGCTCCCCAAGGTAAAACCACAAAAGCTGGGCGCTGACGCAGCGATGGGCACTTGGATGGGTGACACCACCTGAGCCCATGGTGTAACCTCAGTGTAAATCTTGTGGCCACTGGGAAGGTTTTTCTTGATTTCGTCACCTGCTCCTCACCCCTGATGCAGGTGAGCACCAGGACTACCACCACCAGCAGAAATCATTTAAAGAGATGTCCCTAGAAGGTCGTTAGCTCTTCAGGTGTTGTTAATTAGAGAtgtataaattgaaaaataagcaCTGTGTTGACAtatgaggggaggggagactCAGTGGTTTTCCAGCTCAACCAACATCCACGCCTTATCCACGTAGGTGTGGGAAAGCTGGAAATGCATTATACCCTCTGGAAAACAGATATAATAaaatcagaacagaaaacaaccacatataatataaattatatttattataaacaTCACAATTTTCCAGCAAGTCCAACTGCTACTTTAAAGCAAGCAAGAACAAGCTGGAATTAAGTGAGCTGGAGGAAGCCGGAGCACCTGCCAGGTCAGCACCTGGGGGAAGGGCTGAAAGCCCCCGGTCCTTgcccagcagcacacagagggATCTGTGCCGAGGATGCAGCTTGGGGTGGGCACAGGTTTGGCTTTGCTGTGCTGGCGTGGCAAGGGGAGAGGTGGAGCTGTGTTTGATTTCTGGGACTAAGCAGCAGAACAAATCCTTGAGGGTGATCCCAGAGGTTTGTTCCCTCCCCAGGACTGCCTGTGAGCCCACAAACTGAAGCCAGGCTTTGATGCCCACTTTCCACCGAGGGAGGAGATGCTGCGACCAGTTTCTTGTCCAAAGAGATGCCTcacacctccagcagcaggaaggctcCCAGAGCCAGGCAGGACACTGCAGTCTGCTGTCACCCTGTGGGGCCACACCATCAGAATAAGGGGGGCACTGTGTATGGGGAAACATCCTTAATCCAGAAAGCAACTCCACAGCAGGCAACTGCCAGCTCCTGACAAGGGTAAACTCAGTGCCCCCAGAGCAGGGACCGAGATGGCTCTCCTGGGCACTCCAGGcagtgtggaaaaagaaaaatgctaaagCTGTCCCATGCAGGCTGACCCAGTCCCAGAGCCTGGGCTGGGGACTCAGCTTTTGCTTGGTGCAGCCAGATAACGGTGTCATTGCCGATGGGTCACAGCAGTGACATTCAGCCCCCTGGAGACAGGCACCATCCTGGGGTGATTCCTGCAGCCCTCAGCGTGCAGAAAGCGGCAAGTCCCGGGCAAAGCCATCAtcccagtccctattttcaCAGGTAGGTGATCTCGATGACGTTGGGCTCGACGCTCCTGCAGGGGAGGTGGTGCCTGCAGGAGCACTGGCAGCTCAGGCTGGCCGTGGCCACACCGCCCAGCTCCCACGGGCCAGGCTGGGCAGGAGGCTTCTTCTGGGAGCCCAGCTTCTTCCAGTCTGTGAGGTGCACCCCGTCGTCCAAGTCCTGCGGCATGGGCTCGTGGTAAAGGGTGAT
The genomic region above belongs to Anas platyrhynchos isolate ZD024472 breed Pekin duck chromosome 14, IASCAAS_PekinDuck_T2T, whole genome shotgun sequence and contains:
- the SMIM33 gene encoding small integral membrane protein 33 encodes the protein MNASALGSQLRHPEPQDVAAFTPVSVVRSMTKKSDALPMISMIVAIFVLLAIFIIVMVHYGPQLRTIQITLYHEPMPQDLDDGVHLTDWKKLGSQKKPPAQPGPWELGGVATASLSCQCSCRHHLPCRSVEPNVIEITYL